The following are encoded together in the Humulus lupulus chromosome 5, drHumLupu1.1, whole genome shotgun sequence genome:
- the LOC133778797 gene encoding kaempferol 3-O-beta-D-galactosyltransferase-like: protein MWGHPTWCCHQSLAADEGGCLPWLDKQEPRLVAHINFGSVVAPTKEELTAIAEAFERSGVPFIWTLEDNMIPNLPKGFLEKSEKFWENSTMGTQAEILLIDECKDMVEEIWEIGVKVGSGVLTKEALERCLDMVLLCKKKRRMKEKLKLLKELAAEAVGPGGISTQDFKELLDLIVARLVVLKNIIARPKMLKKTSLMTCEREHYVPMFCTM from the exons ATGTGGGGCCATCCAACTTGGTGTTGCCACCAGTCTCTAGCTGCAGACGAGGGTGGTTGCTTGCCATGGCTGGACAAGCAAGAGCCTCGCTTGGTGGCACACATTAACTTTGGCTCAGTGGTAGCACCCACAAAAGAAGAGCTTACGGCTATAGCTGAAGCCTTCGAAAGAAGTGGGGTTCCATTCATATGGACTCTTGAGGATAACATGATACCAAATTTGCCAAAAGGGTTTTTGGAAAAAAGTGAAAAATTTTGGGAAAATAGTACAATGGGCACCCAGGCGGAGATACTGCTCATA GATGAATGCAAGGATATGGTAGAGGAAATTTGGGAGATTGGTGTGAAGGTTGGGAGTGGAGTTTTAACAAAGGAAGCATTGGAAAGATGTTTGGATATGGTACTTTTgtgtaaaaagaaaaggagaatgaaAGAGAAGTTAAAGCTACTTAAAGAGCTAGCAGCGGAAGCTGTTGGCCCTGGTGGAATCTCTACACAAGACTTTAAGGAGTTGCTCGATTTGATTGTAGCTAGGCTTGTAGTGTTGAAGAACATAATAGCCAGACCTAAAATGCTCAAGAAAACCAGCTTAATGACCTGTGAACGTGAGCATTATGTTCCCATGTTTTGCACAATGTGA